ATCAGAAAAACTTTAAGTAGCAGTGAATTATTTCCCCCCAAAGTGGAAAAGCTGTGTTTGAATCACCAAAAGCATCAATATTAATGACAAGGTGCCACGACCGGCTCAAAGGCCACAACAAAAGTGGGAGATGCACAACTAACTACGTATAAACAAAAGtcacattcattaaataaatgtgcaaacagAAATAAAGAGGTGTGTAAGTCAGAATAAGTGGAGTATGAATGCAATTAAGCACATGTAGTGCATTGTGTCAGTGTCTAACAAAGGAACagctaaacaaacaaatcatcctGGTGCTGGTGAAGGGATTGCATGCTGGTTTCTGGGGAGGCGGGGTTAAATAGGCTGGGAGGCCTGGCCAGGTGCTATCAGTTACTCAATTAGCTCAGCCTGAGACCTGCAGGTAAAGGAGCAGAGCACCAGTAACTCTGGGCCGTCACACAAGGGTCATACATTGCTGCAGTTGAAACCATTGTTGCAGTAGTGAGCAGGTTTTGATATGTAATGAGCGCGCATGCgtgagtgttgtgttgtgggaATGATGCCTCAGGAAAAGAGTCAACAGCATGGTTTGGTTTCTggtctgtttttgttacataACTAAGTACAATAAAGTACAAGACAGTTGACTCACAACAAGAAGGGCACCGGTTCAGACCCTGCATTCCAAAGAGGGTCTTTCTGAGTGGATGTTATCCCCATGTGTGTATGGGTTCTTCCCTAGTTCTCtagttttctcccacagtccaaaaacatgcagatttgggaattccgtaaattggacactctaaaatgacggtaggtgtgagagtgaatggttgcttgtctctatgtgtctctgtgatggactggcagtctgtccagggtgtaccccgcctttcaccagatgtcagctgagattggcacagctcccccatGACCATTCAGGTGGAGGATAAGAGTGGTAGAGGATTTACAAACAGCTCATTGGGTGCACATGGACAGCGCATGGGCGAACTGAATGTCCGCCCCACCattaggtggagtattaagccccgctaattaagcagaaaaacattttgatgACAGAAGAAGTAGTTGCCAAGGATATTTATCTTCTATCTTGGCGACCCTCACCATCTGGCTGATACcctgactcccctgcccgactgGCCTTTCAACTGTGAGACACTCACCAGACATGTCCAGGGGAACTGTAggatcgttctcttcttctttggtaggaatgcatcctattccctgcgtACAGACTTGTACCGtaacccgatggtgaagtgagatactacaggaccctgaggcgcgagtataccagggtccacgATATGCACTTTGGCATGCGCGGCAAGTATACCAAGGCCTTAAGTAGACAGATCAGATATTCCCTCCAATGCAACTCGTTTATCCTTAAAAATGTGACTGTAGCGACTGACGTAAACACACATGGGCATGACCCATGATCACATAAACCCTTTTGACCTGTGGACTCACTCCGAGGTATCACATCTTTTAAGCCTTTGGAACGTGGAATAGGAATTTAAAATCTCGAAATAACTTTTACTTCCGTTCTGGCCTAACAATTTTTAGGTCAGTAGCTTATCCCACTCAAGTGTTAAccagtgtaaatgcagatttCACATATGAGTCACTTTTGAAAGACAACGTTAGGAGGTTGGGTAGCACTGTTgactcacagcaagaaggttacAGGTTAGAATCCCAGTTCAACCGAGAGCCTTTCTGTGGCAAGAATCTTTTGGTCCACATTTAGAAGTGAAATGGGCCTATAGTTGCTACATTCAAGGgggtctttgtctttttttaataaaagagaaatgttAGCTTCCGATAGGGTTGGTGGCAAACTGCCGCTATCAAAGGATTCATTATAAACGTTAACCAAATGTGGGGTTATTAGGATTGAATATGCTTTGTAAAATTCTACCACAAACCCGTCAGGGCCCGGGGATTTTCCACTTTGTAGCTGTCCAATCGCTTCCTGTACCTCAGCCGCAGTGATTGGTGCGCCTAATTTGTCAGACAGACTACTATCAACTTTAGGATATGAGAACATCTCCAAGGGGTTATGGCTCTTCCAAACCTCAGGTGAGTACTCAGACGTGTACAAGTCGGAGTAGAAATTCAAAAACGCATAATTTACCAATTTGGGGTCAGTGACCACTGTTCCCGATGACAATTTTATCCTGGGGATTAGTCTCGAGAGAGCTGCAGTTCTAGCCTGATGGGCAAGGAGTTTGCCCGCCTTATCTCCCATTTCAAAAAAATTTAGTTTCAACCTTAGATGTTGACAAGAGATCAAACTCAGCCTGAAATTTGAGACGTTGGTCATAAAGAGAGGGAGTAGGTGCGGCGGCATATTGTGTGTCAATACTAACTATTTGATCTAAGAGCCACACCATCCTCTCCGTGTCCACTTTTTTCACAGTAACCTGCACCGTGTCAAGTTTAGCTTCGAGAGAGATAAACGCCGCCCCAAGCTCGGTGGACAGCGCCGCCGATATAGAGCGGCGGTGTTCTAGCAAGCTAGTCAGAGCGGGCATGCTAATCTGATTATCCATGGTGGTCGAGTCGTCTCTCGCGGTTTCTCTTTCCTTAGCCAACCTGGTTCCGGAGGCCATGAGGCATGTGCAAAATATTACTTCTTCTTACATAGAAGTCGAGTCGGGTTTGGGTTGCaaaaaggtatgtttttacagGTCAGCGCGGGAGAGCACGATGCATGCATCTACTCCATTCCCCTCTCCACCGGAAGTCCAAGGGCAAAAATTAGAATATATTAAAGGGTCCAGACAGCTTCCTTGTGGAATACCGCATTCCACCTCTAGACTGTCTGAGAGGCTCCCATTAAAGAAAAccctttgtgttatttttgacaAGTAACTACTAACCCAGGCAACTGCATGCAGCGAAAACCCGTAACACTTAAGCTTTTGGAGTAGGAGGTCGTGATCAATCACATCAAATGCTGCGGAAAAGTTCTGCCATAGGTGGGTGTTGAAACTCTTTCTGACAGGGGAAATTCCATAGTCGATATCCCCAGTATGACAGTGTTCCAACGGTGTCCTTAGATGAAATGAGGGCTGTAAATGATGTCCCTGTATACTTCAATAACATACCAAGGCTTTCTTGCATATCTCCAAAGACAGAgcactttaaaaagtgacacacaTTGCGACAAAACACAACTTGAACTTGCTTAATTAAGCAATACTATGTTGATGTTCAATTCAGTCCCCAGTGCCGGGCAACCTTTGGCCCCAGGTTGCATtttggacatgcctgccttAAGCGTACTACCAATGCCTACCCCACTGGTGCgcacttttcatttttgcccctgcccttccaaatgtctttATGTCTTTGCACGCCACTGCATTTAATCTGTGTTAGAATTGAGGTTGCACATTCAGACGTAGCAGGGAACAGTTTTTTTACTCTGGCCTTATGATGAGGTGGAATTTGCACATGTAATAtaaggaaggaaagaaataaatgaactgCATGATGAAGACGTTGGATCAAATAGCTGTCAGAGCTCTCGGCctgctctcctgcaccaaattccatagacaAAATCCACAATATGACAGTGTCCCATAGGATGTCCTTAGATGAAATGAGGGAAGTAAATGATGCCCCTGTATACCTTAATACCGTACCAAGGCTTTCTTGCTTATCTTCAAAGACAGCACTTTAAAGGGTGACAAACGGTGCGAAAAAACACAACTTGAACTTGCTCAATTAAGCAATAATATGCTGATATTGTCTTTGAATTCAGTCCCCAGTGTCAGGCTGCCTTTGGACCCCAGGTTTCATtttggacatgcctgccttAAGCGTACTAGTAACGTCTACCCCACCAGTGCAAACTAGgttcctttttcatttttgcccctgcccttccaaatgtctctGCACGCCACTGCATTTCATCTGTTTTAGAATGATGATGAGGTAGAATTTGCATATGTAAGATGAGAAATAAAGAGATAAATTAACTTTATGATGAAGACATTGGATTAGAAAGCTGTCAGAGCTCTCGgcagcatctcctctctctctctgaatatGGAAGCTGAACTTTGCTTTCCCCACATCAACACCTCCTGCAGGAGGACGATGGGTCCTTACGTGGAGACCATGGTCACTTACACTGTGCTGTCCTGCATCATTGTGCTCACTGTGATTCTTAAcctgctggtcatcatctctatctccCACTTCAGGCAGAGTCAAAACTTTTTCACATGGCTACTTAGGcagcatcacttttttttatggcaTATGTGGCTGTAAATGCAACTTGATGTTTTTCTAGTCCTCTGTAATATTAGTATGATAACTGTTTGTAAAAAAATTTCTACATACAACATGAATGGTTTtagtgttgattttctctaatttcaggcagctccacaccaccaccaacctcctcctcctctctctggctgtcgcTGACTTCCTCGTTGGTCTCCTGCAGATGCCACTCGTTCTCCTCCAAAACCAAGGCTGTTGGTTCTTGGGCGACATCATGTGTGTTGTGCATTATTTCTTCGCTGCCCTCCTTGTCAACGTTTCAGTGGGATGCATGGTGCTCATATCAGTCGACCGCTATATAGCAATTTGTAACCCCATGTTTTACACCACCAGAGTCACtctgaccagagttaaactctgtatttgtctgtgttggaTATATCCCGGTGTGCATGGCAGTTGGATATGCAGGGATGTCTTTAAACAGCCTGACATGTATAACACCTGCTATGGAAGTTGTGTAATTGTGGTTGGTTTTGCTGAAGGACTTGTTTCTATGATTGCCACATTTTTAGGCCCCATTTTAACCATAGTAGTTCTGTATTTGAGAGTGTTTGTGgtggctgtgtctcaggctcgGGCCATGCGCTCTCACGTCGCAGTCATCACAGTGGAGCGTTCCCAGACTGTAAAAGCaatgaaatctgagattaaagcagccaggactcttggtattgttattattgtgtttcttCTCTGCTCATGTCCATATTATTGtattgctgctgcagctgagactACCTCACTTGGGGCATCCTCTTCGATCATCATTATGATTTGGTTAATCTATTTAAACTCGACTTTTAACCCtgtgatttatgtctttttctaccCGTGGGTCAGAAAaaccattaaacacatttttactcttcaGATTCTACAGCCTGGCTCCCGTGAATTGAGTGTGATGTAGAAGGAGAGAGACTCTGgagaaaatattgaattcaAATATGTGAAAGCCtccttttttgtattgtttttgtttactggaTGCAAACATCTTTGTGTGTTGTAATCCTgtgaattttaaaaagaaaaaaaggccacAAAATACTGCCACTGATGTCACCAGTACTGTAGTAATCACAAATGAGTGATGagcaataacataaataaatatgaattaaaatggATGAATTTACTGGATGCAAAGATctttatgtgttttaaaaatgattttaaaagataaaaaatggCCACAAATTGTTAGGTAAAATCTTCCTAAAATCAAAGTGGTGACAACACTGATGTCACCAGTAGATCAGTAGAGTGTAGCAATTACACAAAGTACATGAGTGATGAGCAATAACAAAATTATTTAATGCTTTATAGGGGATGTGCATGGACAtacataaaagacaaaaaaaatgtaattgcatAAAACCGTTATATATTGTTAACTGTCCTTGATTCTAACATATTACACAGTGATATTATAGATTTCATGTGTGTATGGATATATATTAAGAAATCTGAACACATTCCTGTCCATTGCTTTTTGAATTTAAACCCATTTTtctcatatacagtactgtgcaaaagcctTAACCCACTATtgtttgttttagcaatgcttgAATGACCATAGAGTATAATTGTCACTTAATCATATTATTGGAACACTTACAGACAACCAGAAAGCATTACTGTATTTTcgaaataacaacattttcagaaaaaaggattaaaatgtttttggtgTGACCTGCTCTTACAattgaacaataacaaaaccTTGATTCGCTATATTTGTTGTAAAAAAGGTCAAGTTTGTTCAAGACTCATTAATACAttagaccaactttcagtcatttttcaaaTCCAAATGCCACTCactacaaaatttgacaaatacaacaaaaatgtgCATGGAGCTTTGAAACTTTGGATGTCCATAACAGTTAATGGTTaacaggaaaacattttttttagtaaCACATTTGTTTCGTAGTGAAAAAATTACTTCACACCCAGTTGCCAACCGCTCCAGTGGGAGTTGAAGATCACGGCCCGATGAAGCAAACAGGacaacatctgcaaaaagcagagaCCCAATCCTGGGCCCATCAAACCGGACTCTCTCAATACCCTGCTATATCTAGATattctaacaataataataataataatattaatactaataataataataataataataatacatcaaatttatatagcgcttttatAGACACTCAAAGACACTGGCATATTCTGACATTTAAGGTTATGAACAAAACCGATGACAATGGGCAGTCCTGGTGGAGTCGAACCCCTAACAGAAACAGATCCGACTTACTGCCGGCAATGTAGACCAAGCTCTGATTACCGGTAATAATGGGACAGAATGACCATAAGGGTTGCGGTACCCTATCTCCCAGCACACTCCCAGAGGGACATGATAGAACGCCTTCTCCAAGTCCACAAACCACATGTAGACTGGTTGGGTACCccagctcttacttacttctagctcttgtttgtacccaaaagTTTAGATGCaattattgtaagtcgctttggataaaagtgtctgctaaatgacatgtaatgtactgtaatgCATGCCCCATTAGTTCGCACTAGGTGTCCTTTTCATCTttgcccctgcccttccaaatgtctctACACGCCACTGCATCTCATCTGTTTTAGAATTGAGGATGTACATTCAGGCGTAGCAGGGGACTGTTTTTTTACTCCGGCCTTACTATGAGGTGGAATTTGCATATGTAAgatgaggaaggaaagagatAAATTAactgtatgatgatgatgttggaTCAGAAAACTGTCAGAGCTCTCTgcagcatctcctctctctctttctgaacATGGAGGCTCCGGAGGAAGCTGAACTCTGCTTTCCCCACATCAACACCTCCTGCAGGAAGACGACAGGTCCTTATGTGGAGACCATGCTCACTTACACTATGCTGTCCTGCATCACGATACTCACCGTGATCCTAAAcctgctggtcatcatctctatctcaCACTTCAAGTAGAGTGACAATTTCTACACTTAGTTCCAGCATATGATGAAAATTAGGTCTCATATGCAACCATGTTTGAAAGGTCCTTGAAGATTTTCTACTATAACTATGAATGCACTTATCTGCTTTAGTAGTTTTCCTAGTATTATATGTTGTTGGTTGTACATAGAACATCAGTTGtcagtgttgattttctctgattttaggcagctccacaccaccaccaacctccttctcctctctctggctgtcaCTGACTTCCTTGCGGGTCTCCTGCAGATGCCACTTCTTCTCATAAACAACGAAGGCTGCTGGATCTTGGGCGACGTCATGTGTGTCGTGCATTACTTCTTTGCTGGCCTGGTTATCAGCGTTTCAGTGGGATGCATGGTGCTCATATCAGTCGACCGCTATATAGCAATTTGTAACCCCATGTTTTACACCACCAGAGTCACtctgaccagagttaaactctgtgtttgtctgtgttggatattttctgttgtaCATTGCAGTTGGATATTGAGGGATGTTTTCAAACAGCCTGACATGTATATCACCTGCTATGGAAGTTGTGTAGTTGTGATCGGTTTCGCTGAAGGACTTGTTGATATTATTGCCACGTTTTTAGGCCCCATTTTAATCATAGCAGTTCTGTATTTGAGAGTGTTTGTGgtggctgtgtctcaggctcgGGCCATGCGCTCTCACATGGCAGTCGTCACAGTGGAGCGTTCCCAGACTGTAAAAGCaatgaaatctgagattaaagcagccAGGACTCTCGGTATTGTATTGgtagtttttcttctctgctcatgtccatattattgtttttctgctgcagctgggACTACCTCGCTTGGGGCGTCATCTTCGATCATTATGGTTTGGTTACTCTACTTAAACTCGACCTTTAACCCtgtgatttatgtctttttctaccCGTGGGTcagaaaaaccattaaaaacatttttactcttcAGATTCTGCAGCCTGGCTCCCGTGAAGTGAGTGTGATGTAGAAGGAAAGAGACtctgaagaaaatattaaattcaaatgtgtgaaaGCTTCTATTGATCTTGTCAAGCCTTTCTGTTTACTGGATGCAAagatctttgtgtgttttaatcctgtgaatttaaaaaaaaaaaagaaaggccaCAAAACACTGGCACTGATGTCACCAGTAGTTCAGTGGAGTGTAGTAATTACACATGAGTGAtgagcaataaaataaataaatattaatcaaaataataattaaatgctTTATAGGGGATGTGTGTGGACATACATTAGCAGCTTCAAAActgcaacaataaaacaataatgaattGCATTAGAGCCACAGGCAAAGAAGACTGAAAGAACAGGAG
This genomic interval from Solea solea chromosome 2, fSolSol10.1, whole genome shotgun sequence contains the following:
- the LOC131475022 gene encoding trace amine-associated receptor 1-like; protein product: MGPYVETMVTYTVLSCIIVLTVILNLLVIISISHFRQLHTTTNLLLLSLAVADFLVGLLQMPLVLLQNQGCWFLGDIMCVVHYFFAALLVNVSVGCMVLISVDRYIAICNPMFYTTRVTLTRARAMRSHVAVITVERSQTVKAMKSEIKAARTLGIVIIVFLLCSCPYYCIAAAAETTSLGASSSIIIMIWLIYLNSTFNPVIYVFFYPWVRKTIKHIFTLQILQPGSRELSVM
- the LOC131475026 gene encoding trace amine-associated receptor 13c-like; translation: MEAPEEAELCFPHINTSCRKTTGPYVETMLTYTMLSCITILTVILNLLVIISISHFKQLHTTTNLLLLSLAVTDFLAGLLQMPLLLINNEGCWILGDVMCVVHYFFAGLVISVSVGCMVLISVDRYIAICNPMFYTTRVTLTRVKLCARAMRSHMAVVTVERSQTVKAMKSEIKAARTLGIVLVVFLLCSCP